From the genome of Haloarcula limicola, one region includes:
- a CDS encoding DEAD/DEAH box helicase, whose translation MATADADADAGGEYVEHPLVTDDLLENRRYQVELADVAEHGDTLVCLPTGLGKTTVSLLVTARRLATVGGKSLLLAPTKPLVQQHAEFYREALTIPDDEIVVFTGEVRPDDRADLFTDARIVIATPQVVENDLVGNRIDLGPVTHCTFDECHRATGDYAYNYIADRYHADAGNPLVTGMSASPGDDEEAILDVCENLGLSEVAVMTEDDADVAEYTHDTSVEWKRIELPEVVIEIRDAVNEVVADRLAELKELGITNKSSPDVSEREIQGMQAELRKLMDNDQSEGYQGMSFLAEIRKLRTAVTYVETQSVESLRRYFERLKEAARSSGASKADQRLVSEPKIREAIRKARDYDDLHPKFRRTRMLLAETLGIENGERVIVFTESRDTAETLVDFLSEHFQTEKFVGQSDTEGSEGMTQKEQQETLDRFRSGEFEVLVSTSVAEEGLDVPEVDLVLFYEPVPTAIRAIQRKGRTGRQAEGRVVVLLAEDTRDEAYFWKARNDQKRMKHELNDLKSAAGELEARLDQTGLDEYEDADGTGQASGSGAVDSSSGSGGVAETAEATATPAETEGGSATGESEGPDADAAAGADGSGDSDGDGQTGLDAFAGEDVAATETGASEAELDGTVAAADGDDGIEIVADQRELDSTIARDLSTREGVETRLETLAVGDYVLSDRVVVERKTVADFLDTLTGGDRSMFEQVGDATRHYARPVVVIEGEDLYGSRNVHQKAINGALASLAVDFGASVMHTADEGETADLLEVIAGREQDDGDREVSVHGEKQSKTLPEQQEYVVASVAEVGPVTARSLLDHFGSVEAVMTAAHEDLLDVDGIGDVTAERIRDVVGADYEP comes from the coding sequence ATGGCGACCGCCGACGCCGACGCAGACGCCGGTGGGGAGTACGTCGAGCACCCGCTGGTCACCGACGATCTGCTGGAGAACCGTCGGTATCAGGTCGAACTCGCCGACGTGGCCGAACACGGCGACACGCTCGTCTGTCTGCCGACCGGCCTCGGGAAGACGACCGTCTCCCTGCTGGTGACCGCCCGACGCCTCGCCACCGTCGGCGGCAAGTCCCTCCTGCTGGCCCCGACGAAACCGCTCGTCCAGCAACACGCCGAGTTCTACCGCGAGGCGCTGACGATTCCCGACGACGAGATCGTCGTCTTCACCGGCGAGGTCCGCCCCGACGACCGCGCCGACCTCTTCACCGACGCCCGAATCGTCATCGCCACGCCGCAGGTCGTCGAGAACGACCTCGTCGGCAACCGGATCGACCTCGGGCCGGTCACCCACTGCACCTTCGACGAGTGCCACCGCGCGACCGGCGACTACGCCTACAACTACATCGCCGACCGCTACCACGCCGACGCCGGGAACCCCCTCGTCACCGGCATGAGCGCCTCGCCCGGTGACGACGAGGAGGCCATCTTGGACGTCTGTGAGAACCTCGGCCTCTCGGAGGTCGCGGTGATGACCGAGGACGACGCCGACGTGGCCGAGTACACCCACGACACGAGCGTCGAGTGGAAGCGAATCGAACTGCCGGAGGTGGTAATCGAGATCCGCGACGCCGTCAACGAGGTGGTCGCCGACCGCCTGGCGGAACTGAAAGAACTCGGCATCACCAACAAGTCTTCGCCGGACGTCTCCGAGCGCGAGATCCAAGGAATGCAGGCCGAGCTCCGGAAGCTGATGGACAACGACCAGAGCGAGGGGTACCAGGGGATGAGCTTCCTCGCGGAGATCCGGAAGCTCCGGACGGCGGTCACCTACGTCGAGACCCAGAGCGTCGAGTCTCTGCGGCGGTACTTCGAGCGCTTGAAGGAGGCCGCGCGCTCCTCGGGCGCGTCGAAGGCCGACCAGCGGCTCGTCAGCGAACCCAAGATCCGCGAGGCGATACGGAAGGCCCGCGACTACGACGACCTCCACCCGAAGTTCCGCCGCACCCGGATGCTGCTCGCCGAGACGCTCGGCATCGAGAACGGCGAGCGTGTCATCGTCTTCACCGAATCGCGGGACACCGCCGAGACCCTCGTCGACTTCCTCTCGGAGCACTTCCAGACCGAGAAGTTCGTCGGCCAGAGCGACACGGAGGGCAGCGAGGGAATGACCCAGAAAGAGCAACAGGAGACGCTCGATCGCTTCCGCAGCGGGGAGTTCGAGGTGCTCGTCTCCACCTCCGTCGCCGAGGAGGGGCTGGACGTCCCCGAGGTCGACCTCGTCCTCTTCTACGAACCGGTCCCCACCGCCATCCGCGCCATCCAGCGGAAGGGCCGGACCGGCCGACAGGCCGAGGGTCGCGTCGTCGTCCTGCTCGCCGAGGACACGCGCGACGAGGCGTATTTCTGGAAGGCCAGGAACGACCAGAAGCGGATGAAACACGAGCTGAACGACCTCAAGAGCGCCGCCGGCGAACTCGAAGCCCGACTCGACCAGACTGGGCTGGACGAGTACGAGGACGCCGACGGGACCGGCCAGGCCAGCGGATCGGGCGCAGTCGACAGTTCCAGTGGAAGCGGGGGGGTAGCCGAGACTGCCGAGGCGACGGCCACTCCAGCCGAAACTGAGGGCGGATCGGCGACCGGAGAGAGCGAGGGTCCGGACGCCGACGCCGCCGCCGGTGCCGACGGTTCCGGTGACAGCGACGGTGACGGCCAGACCGGTCTCGACGCCTTCGCCGGCGAGGACGTGGCCGCGACCGAGACCGGGGCGAGCGAGGCGGAACTCGACGGCACCGTCGCGGCCGCCGACGGCGACGACGGGATCGAGATCGTCGCCGACCAGCGCGAACTGGACTCGACCATCGCCCGCGACCTCTCGACGCGCGAAGGCGTCGAGACGCGACTGGAGACGCTCGCCGTCGGCGACTACGTCCTCTCGGACCGCGTCGTCGTCGAGCGCAAGACGGTGGCTGACTTTTTGGATACCCTGACTGGCGGCGACCGCTCGATGTTCGAACAGGTCGGCGACGCCACCCGCCACTACGCCCGCCCCGTCGTCGTCATCGAGGGCGAGGACCTCTACGGGTCTCGGAACGTCCACCAGAAGGCGATCAACGGCGCGCTGGCGTCGCTGGCCGTGGACTTCGGCGCGAGCGTGATGCACACCGCGGACGAGGGCGAGACGGCCGACCTGCTAGAGGTCATCGCCGGCCGCGAGCAGGACGACGGCGACCGCGAGGTGAGCGTCCACGGCGAGAAGCAATCGAAGACCCTGCCCGAACAGCAGGAGTACGTCGTCGCCTCGGTCGCCGAAGTCGGTCCGGTCACCGCCCGCAGTCTCCTCGACCACTTCGGCAGCGTCGAGGCGGTGATGACCGCGGCCCACGAGGACTTACTCGACGTCGACGGCATCGGCGACGTGACCGCAGAGCGCATCCGCGACGTGGTCGGTGCCGACTACGAACCCTGA
- a CDS encoding CBS domain-containing protein → MNVADAMTPRSEVVTVEIPGTRDDVLEYLQERAFSSVPVIKETDGGEEFRGIVSRETLINNPDEDQLAILVEETPTITADASIEEAARLMVTEAARRVPVVDGELEGIVTITDVVHAIANGDVDGDAEVGGLARSDINCIYVETPLTVAERELSHAEVPYGIVLDDGGEMAGVLTEVDIIDVARVVEGEDDTGDSIANQDDEWAWEGIKAVGGRYMPTRNVELPTEPVREFMTADVVTVSKRRTAREAAQQMIEHDIEQIPLMAGNELVGIVRDVDLLEAL, encoded by the coding sequence ATGAACGTTGCAGACGCGATGACGCCGCGCTCGGAAGTCGTCACGGTCGAGATTCCGGGTACCCGTGACGACGTGCTGGAGTACCTCCAAGAGCGGGCGTTCTCGTCCGTCCCCGTCATCAAAGAGACAGACGGCGGCGAGGAGTTCCGCGGGATCGTCTCTCGCGAGACGCTCATCAACAACCCCGACGAGGACCAACTCGCGATTCTGGTCGAGGAGACGCCGACGATCACGGCCGACGCGAGTATCGAGGAGGCCGCGCGGCTGATGGTCACCGAGGCGGCGCGTCGAGTCCCCGTCGTCGACGGCGAGTTAGAGGGCATCGTCACGATCACCGACGTCGTCCACGCCATCGCCAACGGCGACGTCGACGGGGACGCCGAAGTCGGCGGACTCGCCCGGAGCGACATCAACTGCATCTACGTCGAGACGCCCCTGACCGTCGCCGAACGGGAGCTCTCCCACGCGGAGGTCCCCTACGGCATCGTCTTAGACGACGGCGGCGAGATGGCCGGCGTGCTGACCGAAGTCGACATCATCGACGTGGCCCGCGTCGTCGAGGGCGAAGACGACACCGGTGACTCCATCGCCAATCAGGACGACGAGTGGGCCTGGGAGGGCATCAAGGCCGTCGGCGGTCGCTACATGCCGACCCGCAACGTCGAGTTGCCGACCGAACCCGTTCGGGAGTTCATGACCGCCGACGTCGTCACCGTCAGCAAGCGTCGGACCGCGCGGGAGGCCGCTCAGCAGATGATCGAACACGACATCGAACAGATCCCGCTGATGGCGGGCAACGAACTCGTCGGCATCGTCCGCGACGTCGACCTGCTGGAGGCGCTATGA
- a CDS encoding DUF7556 family protein, whose amino-acid sequence MEPDTVAPAEVAEDAEVMASVEEGQTETLVIADISQDDAYMTLPLSDAASLPEWR is encoded by the coding sequence ATGGAGCCGGACACGGTTGCCCCAGCGGAGGTCGCCGAAGACGCAGAAGTCATGGCTTCCGTCGAGGAAGGTCAGACTGAAACGCTCGTCATCGCAGATATCTCGCAGGACGACGCCTATATGACACTCCCGCTTTCCGACGCCGCATCGCTCCCGGAGTGGCGGTAA
- the glyS gene encoding glycine--tRNA ligase: MSEGERLTELAKRRGFYFPSAGAYGGASGFWTYGPQGAALKSNIEDAWRDRFVVREGHQEISAPDVMPEPVFEASGHLEGFDDMIIECPGCGATHRADHLVEDETDIEEAESLPNEEIMDIIADHGIECPSCGESLSGVSVDNFNLMFETNIGPGSSSPGYLRPETAQGIFVEFPQLSEYARNQLPFGVAQIGKAYRNEISPRKSLVRVREFTQAELEHFVDPEDDEPPLEAVEDVTLPLYSGESQQAEDGGVERLTVGEAVEDGVIASDWVAYYLGVARDWYERIGVDMDRFRFRQHLPGELAHYASDCWDAETEIDGDWIEVTGFAYRGDYDLRKHADHSGEDFTVFKQYDEPVTVERPTVDPDMSYLGPEFGGDAQAVADALEALAERDPDAFEGDEVTVEVDGDSYTVPVEETNFSVEEVTENGEHVRPHVVEPSFGVGRLIYTVLAHAYTEDEVDGEERTYLDLPPEQAPTTVGVFPLMDKDGMAEYAGDIADALREAGHSVTYDDSGAIGRRYRRQDEVGTPYCVTVDYESLEEDTVTLRERDSTEQTRVSIDGLAETLDRLVDGETTFDAL; the protein is encoded by the coding sequence ATGAGCGAGGGCGAACGGCTGACCGAGCTGGCCAAGCGACGCGGCTTCTACTTCCCGTCCGCGGGCGCGTACGGCGGCGCTTCGGGCTTCTGGACCTACGGCCCGCAGGGCGCGGCGCTCAAATCGAACATCGAGGACGCGTGGCGCGACCGCTTCGTCGTCCGCGAGGGCCATCAGGAGATCTCCGCGCCGGACGTGATGCCCGAGCCGGTCTTCGAGGCGTCGGGCCACCTGGAGGGCTTCGACGACATGATCATCGAGTGTCCCGGCTGCGGCGCGACCCACCGCGCCGACCACCTCGTCGAGGACGAGACCGACATCGAGGAGGCCGAGTCCCTGCCGAACGAGGAGATCATGGATATCATTGCCGACCACGGCATCGAGTGTCCCTCCTGTGGCGAGTCGCTTTCCGGCGTCTCGGTCGACAACTTCAACCTGATGTTCGAGACGAACATCGGCCCCGGCAGTTCCTCGCCGGGCTACCTCCGCCCGGAGACCGCACAGGGCATCTTCGTGGAGTTCCCGCAGCTCTCGGAGTACGCCCGCAACCAGTTGCCCTTCGGCGTCGCCCAGATCGGGAAGGCCTACCGGAACGAGATCTCCCCGCGGAAGTCCCTCGTGCGCGTGCGCGAGTTCACGCAGGCCGAACTCGAACACTTCGTCGACCCCGAGGACGACGAACCGCCGCTCGAAGCCGTCGAGGACGTGACGCTGCCGCTCTACTCCGGCGAGAGCCAGCAGGCCGAGGACGGCGGCGTCGAGAGGCTGACCGTCGGCGAGGCCGTCGAAGACGGCGTCATCGCGAGCGACTGGGTGGCCTACTACCTGGGCGTCGCCCGCGACTGGTACGAGCGCATCGGCGTCGACATGGACCGCTTCCGGTTCCGTCAGCACCTCCCGGGCGAGCTCGCCCACTACGCGTCGGACTGCTGGGACGCCGAGACCGAGATCGACGGCGACTGGATCGAGGTCACCGGCTTCGCCTACCGGGGCGACTACGACCTGCGGAAACACGCCGACCACTCCGGCGAGGACTTCACCGTCTTCAAGCAGTACGACGAACCCGTCACGGTCGAACGACCGACGGTCGACCCCGACATGAGCTATCTCGGTCCCGAGTTCGGCGGCGACGCGCAGGCCGTCGCGGACGCGCTCGAAGCGCTGGCCGAGCGCGACCCGGATGCCTTCGAAGGCGACGAGGTGACCGTCGAGGTCGACGGCGATTCGTATACGGTGCCGGTCGAGGAGACGAACTTCAGCGTCGAGGAGGTGACCGAGAACGGCGAGCACGTCCGACCGCACGTCGTCGAACCCTCCTTCGGCGTCGGTCGCCTCATCTACACCGTCCTCGCGCACGCCTACACCGAGGACGAGGTCGACGGCGAGGAACGCACCTACCTCGACCTCCCGCCCGAACAGGCCCCGACCACCGTCGGCGTCTTCCCGCTGATGGACAAGGACGGCATGGCCGAGTACGCGGGCGACATCGCGGACGCGCTCCGGGAGGCCGGCCACTCGGTCACCTACGACGACTCGGGCGCGATCGGCCGACGCTACCGCCGACAGGACGAGGTCGGCACGCCCTACTGCGTCACCGTCGACTACGAGAGTCTCGAAGAAGACACCGTCACCCTCCGCGAACGCGACTCCACCGAGCAGACGCGGGTCTCAATCGACGGCCTCGCCGAGACGCTCGACCGCCTCGTCGACGGGGAGACGACCTTCGACGCCCTGTAA
- a CDS encoding dolichol kinase, giving the protein MADEVARRLVHVTGSTVPLAHVLAPTVVTWRVVQAFLALSLAVVVVLEFLRLSVGLDWAIYDRLTRPYEQDNPAGYALYIVGMALVAGSVGVLGMPVAVAVSAMLMLAIGDPISGLLGSNDASTVKQVWVLLAMFGVCTLLASPFVPPAAAVLGGLAATFADGVKPTVAGYVVDDNFSIPVLAAAAMWAGVAFLGGF; this is encoded by the coding sequence ATGGCCGACGAGGTCGCCCGGCGGCTCGTCCACGTCACCGGCTCGACGGTGCCGCTCGCGCACGTTCTCGCCCCCACCGTCGTCACCTGGCGGGTCGTCCAGGCGTTCCTCGCGCTCTCGCTCGCCGTCGTCGTCGTCCTGGAGTTCCTCCGCCTCTCCGTCGGGTTGGACTGGGCGATCTACGACCGACTGACGCGGCCCTACGAGCAGGACAACCCGGCGGGCTACGCGCTGTACATCGTCGGGATGGCCCTCGTCGCGGGTTCGGTCGGCGTCCTCGGCATGCCCGTCGCCGTCGCCGTCTCGGCGATGTTGATGCTGGCCATCGGCGACCCCATCAGCGGCCTGCTCGGCTCCAACGACGCCAGCACCGTCAAGCAGGTCTGGGTGTTGCTGGCGATGTTCGGCGTCTGTACGCTGCTGGCCTCGCCGTTCGTCCCGCCCGCGGCGGCGGTCCTCGGTGGCCTGGCCGCGACGTTCGCCGACGGCGTCAAACCCACCGTCGCCGGCTACGTCGTCGACGACAACTTCTCGATCCCCGTCCTCGCCGCCGCGGCGATGTGGGCCGGCGTGGCGTTTCTCGGTGGCTTCTGA